DNA from Rhodobacteraceae bacterium M382:
TCACCAATTCGGCAGGGTCCGATTCATGCACATCCACGCCGCGGTATTTCACCGATCCCTTGGTCACCTCGCCACGTTCAGAGTGCAGCAGGTTCGAGATTGCCTTGAGCGTGGTGGTCTTGCCAGCACCATTGCCCCCAAGCAGCGCGGTAATGCCACCTTTGGGAACATTTAGGCTGACGCCTTTGAGCACGAGGATCACATGGTTGTAGATCACTTCGATATTGTTGACTTCAAGCAGAGTTTCGGTCTGCACGTCATTGTTGTTCGCTGCATCCAGCATCAGAGCTTGTCCTCATGCCTGTTCCGGATCTTGGCCGGAACCTGGTTGGGGTGGCGCGGCGAACAGACCCGCCGCGCCGATTTCGTCAAATTCTCCGGGTCAGACCCGGAGAAAGCCGCACTTATTTGCAGTTGGGTGCAATTTTGTTTTCAGCTGCATAGGCTTCCGAATCTTCGGTGATCAGCGCACCGATGACCTCGGCGTCAGTCGCCGCAAAGTCAGACACCTGCGACCAAGTCTGGCTACCGGCATCCCACTCAGCAACACCAACCAGGCCTGATCCACCGTGGTTTTTGCACGATACCTGGAAGCTGGGACCAAAGTTCGGCATTCCCAGACCAGCCATACGCTCCTCGGTGATATTCAGGCTTTCCATTGCATCGCGAACCATACCAGCGGTCACGTCACCTGTGCCATTGGCGGCTTGTGCATCCTTGATGGCTTCGGCTGCCAACATCGCAGCATAAAGACCACGGTTGTACAGAACACGGCCAACATTGTCGCCGGCGCCCGATGCATTCCCTTTGTCGACAACATGCGTACGGATGTCATCAAAAACCGGGAAGTCGCTGCCCACAGCGTGGAAAGTGACTGCCTTATAACCATCGGCTGCTTCACCGGCGGGCAGCACGTCATGTTCTGCGCCAGACCACCAGACACCGATAAAGTTTTCCATCGGGAAGCGAATGTTCGCGGCTTCCTGTACGGCCACCTGGTTCATCACACCCCAACCCCACATCGTGACGTAGTCTGGGCGTTCGCGACGGATCTGCAACCACTGGGACTTCTGCTCTTGGCCAGGGTGGTCAACGGCCAGAGTCACCAGTTCAAAGCCATGCTTCTTGGACAGTTCTTCCAGGGTCCGGATCGGTTCTTTGCCGAATGACGAATTGTGATACACCAGAGCGATTTTTTTGCCCTTGATGTCGCCACCGTTGATTTCCAGAAGATAGTTTACAACACCCGATGCACCATCCCAATAGTTGGCGGGGTAGTTGAAGACATGGCTAAACACATCGCCATTGGCGGCTGACGTCCGGCCATAACCCATGGTGTGAATCGGAATGTCGTCAACGGTGGCTTTGGGGATGATCTGATAAGTGATACCGGTCGACAGCGGTTGATAAATCAACGCGCCTTCACCCTTGGTGGATTCATAGCACTCCACGCCTTTTTCGGTGTTGTACCCGGTCTCACACTCAATGAGTTTAACTGGAACGCCTCCGATACCACCATCGCGCTCATTCAAAAGCTTGAAGTAGTCTTCGTACCCATCAGCAAACGGGATACCGCCAGCCGCATAGGGGCCCGTCCGATAGCTCAGCGACGGGATAACCAGATCCGCCAGCGCGGGGCCAGCGGCCATAACGACGCTCAGCGCCAGAGTTGTCAGTGTCTTTTTCATCGGTATCATTCCTCCCTTGGTATTATCCGATAGTGTATTTGGCGGAGCCCAATCAGAAAGCCCCACCTATTTCAGGCCTGCCCCAGTCAGTGCGGGAAGGGCCAGAGTCTCAGTTTTTCTTTGGCGACGCGCCACAGCTGGGCCAATCCATGCGGTTCCACGATCAGAAAAAACACGATCAACGCGCCCACGATCACCAGTTGAAAATGCGCAACGATATCCGTGGGCCATCCCATCACGTCCACGCCGACAACCTTCAAAACCACCGGCAGCAAAACCAGGAATGCCGCGCCGGCAAACGAACCAAAGATCGACCCCAGGCCACCAATGATGACCATGAACAGCACCAGGAACGACTTGGTGATGCCAAACGCTTCG
Protein-coding regions in this window:
- a CDS encoding ABC transporter substrate-binding protein, coding for MKKTLTTLALSVVMAAGPALADLVIPSLSYRTGPYAAGGIPFADGYEDYFKLLNERDGGIGGVPVKLIECETGYNTEKGVECYESTKGEGALIYQPLSTGITYQIIPKATVDDIPIHTMGYGRTSAANGDVFSHVFNYPANYWDGASGVVNYLLEINGGDIKGKKIALVYHNSSFGKEPIRTLEELSKKHGFELVTLAVDHPGQEQKSQWLQIRRERPDYVTMWGWGVMNQVAVQEAANIRFPMENFIGVWWSGAEHDVLPAGEAADGYKAVTFHAVGSDFPVFDDIRTHVVDKGNASGAGDNVGRVLYNRGLYAAMLAAEAIKDAQAANGTGDVTAGMVRDAMESLNITEERMAGLGMPNFGPSFQVSCKNHGGSGLVGVAEWDAGSQTWSQVSDFAATDAEVIGALITEDSEAYAAENKIAPNCK